In a single window of the uncultured Fibrobacter sp. genome:
- a CDS encoding ABC transporter permease, with protein sequence MLKQYPMLRYVLQKGFWYLLTFVFAVALNFALPRLGDNNPVDIIMGQAGKGLSPTEAQKKKAELLVSFGMAELDDQGNVIYEPEVDENGKMVTHKVVKLDDAGNPVLTTVKEVNEDGTPKMVERQKVDADGKPVFEEKPVLDKKGNPVMVGKGKKKTAKVERVAVMEKVQAERQDTVMVEEPVFKTDPKLSSAFSQFLRYIGNVFKGDLGLSYQNNEPVTNVIKKSLPWTLLIQAPTILLGWIIGNLLGAFAAYKRGIFDKVFFPCAMFLNGVPYFVFGMLLVAMFSITLGWFPAMGAYSSDIPELTFSWTCIKSVAWYYILPFFSCFPILLSGQATGMRSMSIYELGTDYMKYAKWLGLREGKIISYVFRNAMLPQLTGLAQSLGAMVGGALITEMIFSYPGLGMAMLNAIQKNDYATIQGCTLMISTCVLVANYAVDVLIAVFDPRVKAGLQMGGK encoded by the coding sequence ATGCTTAAACAATATCCTATGCTACGCTATGTCCTGCAGAAGGGGTTCTGGTATCTCCTGACCTTCGTTTTTGCAGTGGCATTGAACTTCGCCTTGCCGCGTCTTGGCGACAACAACCCGGTCGACATTATTATGGGTCAGGCCGGTAAGGGCCTTTCTCCGACTGAAGCTCAGAAGAAGAAAGCCGAACTCCTGGTGTCCTTCGGTATGGCCGAACTTGATGACCAGGGCAACGTGATTTATGAACCGGAAGTCGACGAAAACGGCAAAATGGTGACCCATAAGGTCGTGAAGCTTGACGACGCCGGTAATCCGGTGTTGACGACCGTGAAGGAAGTCAACGAAGACGGTACTCCGAAGATGGTGGAACGCCAGAAGGTGGACGCCGACGGTAAGCCCGTGTTCGAAGAAAAGCCTGTGCTTGACAAGAAGGGCAATCCCGTGATGGTCGGCAAGGGCAAGAAGAAGACTGCTAAGGTCGAACGTGTGGCCGTTATGGAAAAGGTTCAGGCCGAACGCCAGGACACCGTGATGGTTGAAGAACCGGTGTTCAAGACCGACCCGAAGCTTTCTTCCGCTTTCTCCCAGTTCCTGCGCTACATCGGCAACGTGTTCAAGGGTGACCTCGGTCTTTCCTACCAGAACAACGAACCGGTGACGAACGTCATCAAGAAGTCTCTCCCGTGGACGCTCCTTATCCAGGCTCCGACGATTTTGCTCGGCTGGATTATCGGTAACCTGCTCGGTGCTTTCGCTGCCTACAAGCGCGGCATTTTCGACAAGGTGTTCTTCCCCTGTGCCATGTTCCTGAACGGTGTGCCTTACTTCGTGTTCGGTATGCTCCTGGTGGCTATGTTCTCTATCACTCTCGGTTGGTTCCCGGCCATGGGTGCTTATAGCTCCGACATTCCGGAACTCACCTTCTCCTGGACCTGCATCAAGAGCGTTGCTTGGTACTACATCCTCCCGTTCTTCAGCTGCTTCCCGATTCTTTTGTCGGGTCAGGCAACGGGTATGCGCTCCATGTCGATTTATGAACTCGGTACTGATTACATGAAGTACGCCAAGTGGCTCGGTCTCCGTGAAGGAAAGATCATCAGCTACGTGTTCCGTAACGCTATGCTTCCGCAGCTCACCGGTCTTGCCCAGTCCCTGGGCGCCATGGTGGGTGGCGCACTCATTACCGAAATGATCTTCTCTTATCCGGGTCTCGGTATGGCTATGCTCAACGCCATCCAGAAGAACGACTACGCAACGATTCAGGGTTGTACGCTCATGATTTCGACCTGCGTACTCGTCGCCAACTATGCCGTTGACGTGCTCATCGCCGTGTTCGATCCGCGCGTGAAGGCCGGTCTCCAAATGGGAGGTAAGTAA
- a CDS encoding ABC transporter substrate-binding protein translates to MIGLKSIARTALALSASGALLSGCGDASSDSAQGGALPRQQTLYLSGQQNDAPGSFNPLAESWMASWPVGGRFNLMYEPLITYNSLNGKIEPLLGTLVEELSNNDSIVVDLNPAAKWSDGKPVTSTDVTFMFLRGSINSTEQISAIHIDTLKKGDGVATERLSFMVAKDKRNNPLTVRDMLQATRIAPSHVFEPLIKEKGLDETKKLPMDQNPVVSGPYNLRSADPNKIILERRDDYWGNAALHDGQLPAPKFIVHPIYKNNEHNTIAMREGNLDASQSFIPRIARKAKAGVHTWWNEPPYFRPGAMPMLVINTLKEPLNDKRFRRALATAIDYNALRQFAVSNYTSTLKAGLIMPTDLEGKYIVDEDLDKYGVNLGINDEAERLAAVKQILSEAGFKSVFNDDGTLDHMENAKGERLPTLYITSPNGWTDWEAMVTIAVEGMRKAGIDIREGFVDGGSYWPAMGLGNFDLVMHKPVADVTPSLPWSRFNEIMASRDWQPLGAWAGVNIGRYNQPGSEGFRPEVDQLLSAIPLMTDSVEIAKAYRELNKIFMEDQPSIPLVYLPEQFYEFSDRVWTNWPTAENPYAPAQLPWVASGTKILWNLKLAK, encoded by the coding sequence ATGATTGGATTGAAATCGATTGCCAGGACGGCGCTTGCGCTCTCGGCATCCGGTGCGCTCCTGTCCGGATGTGGCGACGCATCTTCGGACTCGGCACAGGGTGGTGCGCTTCCCCGTCAACAGACGCTATACTTGTCGGGCCAGCAGAACGACGCCCCGGGTTCTTTCAACCCCTTGGCGGAAAGCTGGATGGCTTCCTGGCCGGTGGGCGGACGCTTCAACCTGATGTACGAACCGCTCATTACCTATAACTCCCTGAACGGTAAGATCGAACCCCTTCTGGGTACTTTGGTTGAGGAACTTTCCAACAACGACAGTATCGTTGTGGACTTGAACCCCGCAGCCAAGTGGAGCGACGGCAAGCCGGTGACTTCTACCGACGTGACCTTCATGTTCCTGCGTGGCTCCATCAACTCTACCGAACAGATTTCGGCAATCCATATCGACACCCTCAAGAAGGGCGACGGGGTTGCAACCGAACGTCTTTCGTTCATGGTCGCAAAGGACAAGCGTAACAACCCGCTTACGGTGCGCGACATGTTGCAGGCGACCCGTATCGCTCCGTCTCATGTGTTTGAACCGCTGATCAAGGAAAAGGGCCTCGACGAAACGAAGAAGCTCCCGATGGATCAGAACCCGGTGGTGTCCGGCCCGTACAATCTGCGCAGTGCCGACCCGAACAAGATTATTCTGGAACGCCGCGACGACTACTGGGGCAACGCCGCTCTCCACGACGGTCAGCTCCCCGCTCCGAAGTTCATTGTTCACCCGATTTACAAGAACAACGAACACAATACGATCGCTATGCGTGAAGGCAACCTCGATGCCTCCCAGAGCTTCATTCCGCGTATTGCCCGTAAGGCTAAGGCCGGCGTCCACACCTGGTGGAACGAACCGCCTTACTTCCGTCCGGGTGCAATGCCCATGCTCGTGATCAACACTCTTAAGGAACCCCTGAACGACAAGCGTTTCCGTCGCGCTCTGGCTACTGCCATCGACTACAACGCGCTCCGCCAGTTCGCCGTTTCCAACTATACTTCGACCTTGAAGGCTGGTCTTATCATGCCGACGGACCTCGAGGGCAAGTACATTGTCGACGAAGATCTCGACAAGTATGGCGTGAATCTCGGCATTAACGACGAGGCTGAACGTCTTGCCGCGGTCAAGCAGATTCTTTCCGAAGCGGGCTTCAAGTCCGTGTTCAACGACGACGGTACCCTAGACCACATGGAAAATGCCAAGGGCGAACGTCTCCCGACTCTCTACATCACTAGCCCGAACGGCTGGACCGACTGGGAAGCCATGGTGACGATCGCTGTCGAAGGGATGCGCAAGGCCGGTATCGATATCCGCGAAGGTTTCGTGGATGGCGGTTCCTACTGGCCGGCCATGGGCCTCGGTAACTTTGACCTCGTGATGCACAAGCCCGTTGCAGACGTGACTCCGTCGCTTCCGTGGAGCCGTTTCAACGAAATCATGGCTAGCCGCGACTGGCAGCCGCTTGGTGCCTGGGCCGGCGTGAACATCGGCCGTTACAACCAGCCGGGTTCCGAAGGTTTCCGCCCCGAAGTGGATCAGCTTTTGTCTGCAATTCCTCTGATGACGGACTCCGTGGAAATCGCGAAGGCCTACCGCGAACTCAACAAGATCTTCATGGAAGACCAGCCCTCTATTCCGCTGGTTTACCTGCCTGAACAGTTCTACGAATTTAGCGACCGCGTGTGGACGAACTGGCCCACCGCCGAAAATCCGTACGCTCCGGCTCAGCTTCCGTGGGTGGCTTCGGGCACCAAGATCCTCTGGAACTTAAAGCTTGCTAAATAA